The segment CTAATTGTTAGCTACAATTTTAGTTGTGAAGATCTCTGAAGCTCATGGTTGTTGACTTGTGATTGCAGGCATTCCAAAGGTGCACAAATTGATCAACGTTCTTCCCTGCATGCCTCCTTTGCATTCTACGCAGCTTTCGTGGATGTTTGGAGGAGAGGCTGATATTGCCCAAAATTTCAAGACGACTCTTGCAATTGAGCAACAACTTAAGACGGATATCATTCTGTTTAACTCTTTCTACGATCTGGAAGCTCCTATTATCAACGCATATCCAGGAAGACAAATACAAGTATGCCCAATAGGCCCTCTTATTCCATCACCAATTCTGGACGGAAATTCAGACATTCGGTATGGTACGAGGCAGGCCGCATTGTTGGCGGAGAAGGTGGAATGTCTGGATTGGCTAGACAAGCAGGCTGTCAAGTCTGTAGTGTACGTGTCCTTTGGGAGCTTGGCGATCTTAAACATGAATCAATTGGAGGAAGTGGCTCTAGGCCTAGAGGCAACTGGTGAACCATTTCTTTGGGTGGTGCGCCCCACTTTGATGGACGGAGTGACGGCCGTTTTTCCCCCAGGATTCATCGAACGAGTTGGAGGTCGAGGGTGTTTAGTTTCTTGGGCTCCCCAGCTCTCAGTCTTATCTCATCCTTCTATTGCTTGTTTTATTACTCACTGTGGATGGAATTCGACTTTGGAGAGTATCAGCACAGGCGTTCCCATGCTATGTTGGCCACATTTCATAGATCAGTTCCTTAACTGTTCTTACGTAGTGAATGAGTGGAAGGTTGGATTACAATTGATGGCAAACAAACAAGGAATAATAGAAAGGAAGGAGATTACAAATGCGGTGGATAAGCTGGTGCGTGGAGAGGAAGGTCGTGAGATGAAGAAAAGAGTGGCAATGCTCAAGGAAAGCGCAAGGGCATCGGGTGAGAAAGGAGGATCTTCGTCAATCAAgtataatcaatttcttgacgccATGAAAAGAAACCAAAGTGTAAAATGAAATTCCGAGTTGTGTAGATGGTTTGCAGGGTACCAGTTCTTTACAATAAAATTCCTATTGCAATAGATTAAACGTACCATCTCGTTCCATGTATAAAGGTTTTAGTATTAAATTTCCATTTCTAATTGTCAGCACCCTTATTAAAGGGAACGTATTAAGCATATGTCATTCTCCAATTTGTCAAAAAGATGCCCATGCTTTAATTGATTGAATATATACTTCCCTCATATAGTTAACACGGGATGCATATAGCTAACACAGGATGCCAGGCAAAGCAAATATAATAGTAAAGAATAATTCTAAGTTTCGCAGCTGTAATGTCCGTCAAAATATCTTAGAGAAATAaatcataatctattaacaatggagataaaaaaaaaattcttcttttaaGTCAACTATCACTACTACGCTATCCCTAACATTTATTAATCCAACATTACAACCAATATACATCAACACATCATTAACTATTTTCAAGAATAcataaatcaacatgaacataTCCGTAGAATCATATTACGCAAGCGGAGTTACCATTTAATCATTAACATATCTCTATAAAACTCATCCAAATTATCCGTTCCCAAGGgcatctcaatgtcactacttgcaTAGTTTTCATCATCAAGTCTAAATATatactcacaatgttggttcccacttttttcgTTGATGAATATTCCTCCACAACGAGGCACAACATATCATCTCGCTGGAGCTGCACATAAACCTCCTCAACAACAAGGATACTCTCAACTTGCTGGAGCAACATAACAATACCTCAACGGACAAGTGCAAAACCACTTACCGGAGCCAAAATGGATTCACACGCATCAAAATGAATAGCAAAATACTCAAAATCACCAAAAATGATAGTACATAGCCTCTAGAGTAAAAAACCATCAATAAAAGTCAACTAAGAagtcaaaaccctaacaaaaaatgTGTTGATATTGTTTTGCCATTTTTTTCTTACTCTAGCACTATTGACTCCTAGAGTGGCGCTTTTGTCACTTGTTTTAGTGGTTTTGTAACTAGGTTGCAATATTTGGAAAATGAAAAAAGTATGCAAACAAACATGCCCAGATTCGGTCAGAAGCACTATCAAGGTCTGAAACCAACCCAAAACACATAAGGGACCAACATAGAAGAAGACTAGGGTTTACACAAGCTCAATGAggtcataaatccaagaatttgatTACATCCAGTGAATACATGCACAAAAATGTGTTGCAAAGACTACCATACAAATGCAGATCATAACATAAGGACTCCAAACACTATGAGAACCTGAAATAGGATATACAAGGGCAATACAAGCCTCCACAATACAAATATCATTACATAAAGCGTTTACAGTAATAGTATAGCCACAAAATCACATTTCCAAACACCCATTCCCCAGCACTACTAAAAATTAGAATTCCAAATTTAGATGCAAGCTTTcctaaatcattttttttaatcaaataaattatccAATACTGAAATCACTCCCAAGATTTACCAAAACAATCTTTTGGCATACACTTGTAGACAATCTTTCTTGAAAACCAAAACTGAGAAATAAGCATTCAGATCCAACCTGGAAATGAAGCAAGGCAATGAAAAATTGATGAAGAACCTCCAAAAACCAGCAAGTTGTAATCACAATCCAAAACCAAAGCCAAATCCTCCCAAAATCTATGAATTCTTCCAAAAGCCAACCCCCTGTGAATGCACGGGAAATCATAAAAATACCCAAAAACCCAAAACTTTATTAAAACTCCACAATCAAAATATTTCCAAAAACCATATATTATACCAACCCTTTGCAAAGAACGAGGAaggtattaaataaatatatattatttacctacctccCCCATTCGACTGAttagataaaagggtaggtagttttataataaatcaaattaaccaaagagGGGTAGAAagacaataaattaaataatagttCACATCCCACGATAAATATTAAACCAATACCCCACAATAAATAATAACCAAGGATAATAATATTTATCCatgaataaaatattattcacaaataataatattatttattctccTAATAAATAATAGAttgccacataaattaaataatcattaataaaataCCAATGCCTTGcctaaataatattattaattaattaaataaaagctattaaataaattataataatagaaaatcaaaagacatcattaaaataaataaaatcaaataaaataaatataaaatccaaaaatcacCATTCAATAAGTCTCAGTTAAAATAtaagtaaataaacaataaataacaataatatttataataaacaataaataataattaaacttcaattaaacaataaatcaaacagggggtgaccctttggtgaaatggaggggcttcttgcctgtagtgcctacaacctaggtacCATGTAAAAAATAGAGCACCCTTACCTTAAGgaaaaccttggagaaatagtgaggcttcttgcctgtagtgcttacatccttggttcaaactatttctcaataataataaaaatcaaGCAGAAGGGAGAAATGGGCTTTGCATATGGTGGTTGGGgggaaaaaatttcaaaatcctcTCCATGGCAGGAACACAGTGCAGGGCATAGATCATCAGCAGAATGGGGGAATCTATGGGTACAGTCAAACTGGAGGACAAAATGGTCACGGGTACCTACAGAAAGGAAGACAATATGGTAAACAGCCTTGAACCAATCGGTCACATTCACACTAGAGATCTAAACTTCCATTTAAACAAATCAACAAACAAAAACAACGTATTTTCGACATATGTGATGAATCTTTTTCTAAGTATGCTCGTATTCTAGAGAAAGACACTGGGTTTTTTGatcaaaaatttaaatatttagagGCCAATCTAAAAACCAAGAGTAACAATCATGGACAAGAAGAAAGAGAGTTTCCACCATTTGTGTCGTGGCTGGAAATACGCTTCCTGTGAATGTAAAACCCAAGAGTTTTAATCAGGGACATGAGGAAATGTGGTTCCCATCATGTATCATGGCCAAACTCACTCCCTATAAATAAACCAGAGAAAGACACAAGGTTTTTTGATCAAATAGTTAAAGCTTCAAAGGCCGGTCTGAAAACTAAGAGTAACAATcatggaaaagaagaaagagggttTCCACCATTTGTGTCGTGGCCAAATATGCTTCCTGTGAATATAAAATCCAAGAGATTTAATCAGGGACATGAGGCAAGGAGGCTCTCATCATTTGTACCATGGCCAAAATCGCTCCCTATAAATAAACCAAGCTTTCTTTCAGACTTGAACAACATACCCCTGCATAATGTTTGTAGAGCGGCCTTCGAACCAAACATCCCTCCAAAGTCAAATGGACAGGTAATCCTGTGAATTTGGAGAAAGAAAGTTCAAGCTTTGATTCCAACTAGGAACAGGGCGGAGTCTGAGAACACAGAGAAAGAATACGGTATCTCCAAAGTTTCATTACTATACCACTTGCTTTTACCTCAAATCTTGCATCTCTAGGAAAGAGAAATTATTGGTAAGTTCTGGAACTTTACTCCCTCCTTTCAAGTTTTATTCTTCTGGGTGAAGAAAAATTGGAAAGGGCTTAAAGATATCTTTTATACTGATAATGGGTATGGCTTCTTTATTTCTACTTTCCATTCAAAAGATTGCAGAGATTTGGTCCATAGGTGCAAGAGTTGGTTTTGCATGGGTCACAGTCTTTTTACGATTCCTTGGGTTCCAAATTTTAAGATAGATAATGAGATCTGCAAATTTGCTCCTTTTGGGGTGGCTTTTCCTGCATTTCTCCTTGAATACAAGGACTTGGATTTGATTGAAATATTACCAAACATAATAGGTATTTTTGTTACATGATCTCATTCCTTTTGAGCTTACACATCTCAAGGTTCGAGTGTGTGTATTGCTTGATGTTTCAAAGCCTCTTCCAACAAATATCTCTATAACTTCAAAATTTGGCACTTGGAAGCAAGAAATTATTATTCAAACCCCTGAAGTATTGATTCACCATTCAAAAGGTTTGGGGCATTTTAATTCTCAGTGTCAAAGGTTCAACTGCCCAATGGTTCTAGTTTGTGAGGATCGTTCTTCTGATCCCTTGTGTTGTACTTATGACGCTAAATCAAACTCTAAAACTCCTAATCCAATCGAAGGTTATCAATGAGATAGTGAATCATTTATAATTGTTTCAACCTAGATAAACTTTCATATGTCTTTAGTTCCATCCATTTCTCAAAGATCTCAATGTGCATTTACAAATGACATTTTTCAATTGATATTACTATCTTTTCAGAATTtcacatttttcctgcatattctATACTCAATAGGTTCTTTTTTTAGCTCTATTCCTATTCAGGTTCAGTTTCCAGTGCTCAAGCTTCCAATTTTGGTGTCAATCTATGCTTGTTATTCAAATAAGGTTCTTTTTTACTCACATGTGACCACCAATATAGATGACATCACGAAGAAATTAATCTTTGATAATCATCCCATTAGTATTATGGTTGATTCCAAAGGAGTAAAAGGCCACAAAAAAAACTTCAGTAATTCTAGAGAAGTTAGCTACAGAATTATTAAATTCAACAGGATCTTAGCTTTTTGATGAAATTGCAGATAAAATCTTAAACGAAGATGATGGGATAAATAATATTTCAAGCTCAGCTTGTATTCAACAAAAGATGTTTTTTAAAGAGCAAACACTGTTTAAAGATTATGAGATCTTCTCTACTCATAATAGTATGGTTGATGACATAGGACTAATTCTTATGAACATTTCTCCTCTTGCCACCAATCTTAAGACCCATTATTCGCCCCCTCTACTATTAATAGAAACTGAGATGGATGGTATTCACCAAGAGGGATTAGAACCAGTTTTTGAATGTTCCCCCTTGCTTGTAATGGATACTGATATAGTTAATTCTCATCAAGGTCACAATATCCAATAAGAATCAATATTTGATTACTCTCAGCCTCTCTCCATCACTCAATCTCCTGCTCAAACTCAGTCTCAAAAGCCTAAGAAACTGAGAGGTAAGAAATCAAGCAAAGTCAAGATTAAGGCCGAAATAGAAGCAGGTATCCAAACAACTCTTGATGGAAAATTCTCTATAACTAAAAGACCGAGGAGGGCATTCTTCTCTCCTTGACAACAAAGAAAACCATTTCTTGTAATGTCAAAGGCATTGATGCCTCTGAGAAGAGAAACAGGATCAAGAAGCAACTTGATTCTTCAGGGGTAGACATTATCATTTTGCAAGAAACTAAAACCTCTCAAGATACTTTCCAAACAACAGTTCATAAATGGTCAACTTGGAAATTTGTTCATGTCCCAATAGTAGAGGCTTTGGGAGGCCTAATTACTCTTTGGAATTCGAAAACTTCAATGGTAGAGATAATCAATGAAGGTAGCAATTGGCAAGTTCTGAGTATATAAAGTTTTGATCTTTCCTTTATACTCATTAATGTCTATGGTCCAACTTCTACACATGAAAAATAGAGGTTATGGGGTATCTTAACAAACATCATCCAACATTTCCTAGATCAGAATGTTAACCTAGGAGGGGATTTTAATGCCATTACTTCTCCTCATGAAAAAAAGGGTGGTATATGCCCCCTTCTAAAGACCATTGAGGATTTTGTTTTTTTCATCTCGCATAATGATTTGAAAGATGTAATCCCGAAGAAGGGGAAATTTATTTGGACGAATAAGAGAAAGAATTTTACCCAGATTGCAGAAAGACTAGACAGATTTCTCATATCTCAACATCGGCTTTTACAGAATTATAACTTGGAATCTGATATCTTACCTCTTACATGCTCAAACCACTTTGTTGTTTCATTGCAAATTATTAGTTTCCACAAAATATTCCTGCATCATCCctcattcaaatttgataaaatgtGGTTTAGACATCCTCATTTCTTGCCTCTCTTGCATCAATGGAGGGTTAGTACTTCGTTCCATCATGGCATAAAAATGTTTTAGCTAAACAAGAAAATGTAGCATATCAAGAATCAGATCAAATATTGGAATGTAAAATTCTTGAAAAACATCTTTGTTGAGAAAGATACAGTAGCAAAATAGCTTGCAGAGATTCGGAATCATATAATCCCTCATGTCTTGGACCCAAGCTCAtatgaaaagcaaaaaaaattgcAAGAACTAAGGGAAGAGTTGTGCAAAAGAGAAGAAATCTATTAGCGTCACAAGTCTAGGGAATTATGGCTAAAAGgagataaaaatacaaaaaaaattcacgcTTTAGCTCAAGCCAAGCGAGCAACTTCGTCAATCTTCTCCATCAATGCTATAAAATCAGGAAATAAGATCACAAATGCTTCTCAGATTTAAGAAGGAGGAGTTAGTTTCTTCAAAATCCTTTTAGCTCCTGATACTATTTCAAATAAAGCCCCTATTCAGGATGAGCGGGAAGTTATAAGTACCATTCCACCTCTCATTTCCCAACAAGATAATGAGGACCTATTGAAACCATTCACCATGGATGAAATTAAGAAAGTGGTTTTCTCTCTTGCAGCAGACAAAGCACGAGGACCTGATGGTTTTATACCattatttttccaaaaatgttgggatgttGTATGCTCAGACCTTTTGGCATCTCTTGAGGAGTCCAAAAGAAGCTCTTCAGTTCTAAAAAACTTCAATGCCACAAACATTGCAATTCTACCAAAAGTTAAAGATccaaaagcatttgaagatttttgACCTATTTCATTATGCAATACTATTTATAAAATTCTTACCAAGGCCATTTATTTGAGATTGCAGTCTATGATAACAAAAATTGTTTCTCTAGAGAAAAGGGGATTTTTTCCAAGAAGGGAAACTAGTGAAGGTGTGCCAATTGCTTATGAGGTACTCCACTCAATCCATTCTTCCCACTTACCCTCTTTCATAgttaaacttgatatgatgaaagcctATGAAAAAGTAAATTGGAGCTTCTTTCTCAAGCTCCTCCACAGATTTGGGTTTTTAGATAAATGGTGTAAATGGATTAAGGCGTGTATATCGGGAGCTCATTTTTCAATAATCATAAATGGGTCTCCAGTTGGGTTCTTTGCTACTACACAAGGAGTTAGGCAAGGTGATCCCTTATCCCCCTTCCTTTTTATTAACATGGTAGAAGCTTTTAGCAAAGTGATCAGCCTCAATCATGAGAGGGGTACCTGGCAAGGTATTCATATACCAAATACTCCTATTTCTATTACACTCTctctttgttgatgatactttaCTATATGGAAAATCAACATCCCAGGAGGTCAATCAAATAAAGAAAGTTTTATTGCTCTATACTTCAGTCTCGGGCCAACAAATCAATCCACATGGATCCAAAGTCTACATTTTCAACACTAAGATAAGATGGAAAATCATTAAAACATTGGGTTTCCAAGTAGAAGATTTACCAAGTGCATACTTGGGAATAACTTTATTGATAGGATATAATAAGAAATCTTATTGGAATAATGTCAATGAGAGAAATTCAGAATAAAATATCAACCTGGAAAGTCAAATGGTTGTCCCTATCGGGTCGCATCCTCCTCACCAAATTTGTCCTAGCTACTATTCAAAATTACTATATCTCATTGCTTAAAGCCCCTAAGTCTGTTTtgcatcaaaatgataaaattattAGGACCTTTCTATGGAAAGGTAATTTATCAGAAGAGAAAAAGATTCCCCTAGCCTCCTTGAGCATGATGTCAAGTGAAAAAAAAATAGGAGTGGGCCTTCATGACTTGACAAAATACAATAAAGCctttggagaagaaattgtttGGAAAATGTATTCAAAATCAAAGTCAAAATGGTGTCAAATAATGCAAGCTAAGCATCTTGATTTAAGTAACCCCCTTAGAATCCTCACCATTTCTAATCCTCTAGTTGGTTCAACTATGTGGAACTTCATGATGTTTTCTAGAGATGTCGTAACTCAGTATATCTCTTGGCAAGTGCACAATGGGGAGTCCATTAATTTTTGGTTTGACTCATGGAATGGCTATCCACCACTAGCTCAAACCCTTCAATTGCAGCCTGTAATCCCTATTCTCACACAAAAGTGGGGCTCAAAGCTAATAGATTATGTAAGAAGGATTCATTTATATTCAGGGATAGTCATTTGGAAGGAATTTGTTTATATTAGGATTGAAGATGAAGATATTAGACTTCTTCAACAAATCCTCTCACAGAGAGtaacaattttgtcaaacatggaagataaAATTATTTGggccccttccaaagatggtataTACTCAGTCAAAACCAAGTACACAACACTACAACATATGGTGAATCAGCAATAGGTGCAGAGAGCTTTCCTTTTTTGTTGGAATAATACAGTTTTACCAAAAGAAGGTGTTTTCTCTTGGTTAGCTTTAAGAAAAAGAATTTTAACTAGTGACAAATTAGTCAGGCTTCATGTTTCTCATCAATTCAATTGTGTCATATGTGATCAAGAACTTGAAACTGTCGATCACCTTTTTATCCATTGCCCCTTTGCACAACAATGTTGGAAGTTTACTAACAAATTGGGATTGCATATGCCGCTTTCAAACACATTGTGGAACTTTTTTAAAGCTTGGCCTATCCTTTTTAAGTCCTCATTTTTTTCATGCATTTGGAGAATCATCTCAGACTCGGTTTTGTGCTCCATTTGGTGGGAACATAATAAGAGAATATTTATAAAAGTCTCCTCCTTTGCAGATTTTGTAAGTATAGGAATCGAGGAATCAATCTCGAAACTAGTAAATGCCTATGTATAGAGACATCATAAGTGTAAATCACCCTTCACTTCTTGGGATGGATCTTTAATTAAAGAAAGGAAATTCTTATATATGTTCCTCCTAATGGTAATATGC is part of the Cryptomeria japonica chromosome 10, Sugi_1.0, whole genome shotgun sequence genome and harbors:
- the LOC131055541 gene encoding UDP-glycosyltransferase 83A1-like, whose protein sequence is MVSASVFQKPHALVVPFPLAGHINPMMQLAEKLVSDGFLVTFVNTEDNHSRITEANNELMKSAEKDDNLRMVCIPDGLAPEVPRPDIIKLIDSLQATLDFSLLKLIQEINENEAQKITCLITDLTVYYVRGVAEHFNIPHAFFCPASIATAAVTHAGSTLVTSGIVTPNGIPKVHKLINVLPCMPPLHSTQLSWMFGGEADIAQNFKTTLAIEQQLKTDIILFNSFYDLEAPIINAYPGRQIQVCPIGPLIPSPILDGNSDIRYGTRQAALLAEKVECLDWLDKQAVKSVVYVSFGSLAILNMNQLEEVALGLEATGEPFLWVVRPTLMDGVTAVFPPGFIERVGGRGCLVSWAPQLSVLSHPSIACFITHCGWNSTLESISTGVPMLCWPHFIDQFLNCSYVVNEWKVGLQLMANKQGIIERKEITNAVDKLVRGEEGREMKKRVAMLKESARASGEKGGSSSIKYNQFLDAMKRNQSVK